Genomic segment of Pochonia chlamydosporia 170 chromosome 1, whole genome shotgun sequence:
AGCCGAGTCGCTGGATGATTTGGGGCAAGAACAGGGCCACGGACTGGAGTGGCACACCAAGACAGACTTCGATGGCGAGGAAAGCATAGGACGAAGGGTACTTGAAGATCTGCAAGGCTTCTTTGAAGCTGAACTTCTCAGAGACCACGGAGGACGAGTCGACCTGAATACGGTGGAAGGCAAGAGActtctcatcttcattgaGGAACTTGGCCTCGGCTGCGCTTCGTGGCAAGTACCAGTAggcaaagatggcaaagagAACGGTTACTGATCCTTCGATCAAGAAGAGATAGCGCCAGGCGTACATGCTCGACTTGATGTGGAACACACCAAAAGCGAGCAGTCCACTAAAGGCATTGGCAATGTTTGAAGCGGCATAAAACACAGCCAGTCGTCTGGCCAGTTCACCTCGTCGGTAAAAGGTCGTCAGGTAGTAAATAACCATGGGGAAGAAGGCAGCTTCCGCCATACCGAGGAACCATCGGACGGCAAAGATGCCGCTAAAGTTTTGACAGGCAGCGGTGAAGAGAGTCATGGAACCAAAGGTGAACATCATGACGGGTAGGGCGCGAGCTGGGCCATACTTCTTGCCCAACATGGCGAAGGGGGGTgcgaagatgacgaagggcacgaagaagatggataCGACGAGGTTGTATTGGCCGTCCTTGAAGTGAAGATCTGTCGCGAAACGGTTAGTGAGGTGTTTCTTGCGAGAATATTTTGGGGAGGTTATTATAGGAAGATGTGCATACTTTTGCTGAGACCATTGGTTTGAGCGTTGCTGAGATTGCCTTTATCAAGGGCATTAAATAGGtctgttgatgatggcgtcAGCATGATTCAACAACCGCGAAATTGCCATCTCAGCGTGGTTCTTACACATAACCGCCAAAACTGGCAGGATACGAATATCAAACTTGAAGCACAAGCTGCGCTCGGCAGCGTGGTCAACGACAGCCGTGCTATCATTGTACAAGTTATCCTTGGGACACTCCTCATGCTCATGGACATCCTTGCCCACGGCCTCGACGTCTTTAGAGggggctgccattgttgagaCTCTCTTCAGGACTGCCTTGACCCTGGGAGCAGTAGGGCGAAAGTAGCTGAAGCCGTCAAGAATATGCGAGAAGAGCACAAGAAAAGTGCAAGTGTGAATGAGGGAGGCAACGTGACAAGAAAGCCTGATAGCTTAGACAGAGCGTGAGACAGCGGCCTCGGGAGGATGTGCTCGGTTTATatcccaaaacaaacacaccaggCCAGCTAGCTTACCAGCTACCAGATGTGCCCTTTGTCTATCCCCCTACCGCAATCTGCCAGGGTGTGACGAAGATGGACAATGGCTGTGAGCATGTAGTAAAGATCCCGGCACTCGTTGAGTTGGGGTACCAGAGGAGGCGCATCTATCGCGGTCCATTTACCCCATCTCCCTATCAGCCGTCCGATCCGCTGGTGTCTTATCCTGATCGCGATAGACGACCTGGGGAAGACAAAGGGAAACGGTCCTTGCCCTCCACGCCCAGTCCTCCACGTCTTTGGCTCGCCAATGTGTCGCCATATCTTGCTTGGACTTCAGCCAGGGCGCCACATTGTGCTCCACCCACGAAATACTCCACCCCCATGGTTGATTCTCTGGTTCATACCTGGGGCGGATTGGACGAACAGAATGATTCTAGACGACAGACCGGTGGCTGCTGGTCAGATTCCCTGAAGAAACCCCCCAAATGGCTTTCGGTTCCCCCGCAAAAGCACAAGAGCCAGAAGCCATGCGGCCACTGCATCACACCCCTAACCCTATCAGTTACGTGGGGAAACAGGACCGACTCAGTTGTCAACGCCCCCTGGTCATGGACAAAAGGAAGATACCAAAGAATGTTGGGTGTCGTCCCAGGAAGTTGTCCCCAAGCACGGAGCAATGCCCTTGTGGTGTGTGTAACCCCCAGGTTTATGCTGGCTTCACTCCTGGTTCACTCCCGGTCGTGGGGGTCAAGCGTCAGCAAAAGCCCATGCATTTTAATCAATGGGGGTCATTTGTTCGACACTTACCTCATCCAGTTTAAAGCTTGAGATAGCCACAGACCCATGTCAGGTCCGACGGGTTGGTGGCTTCGGGAAGCCAGAgcatcaaggcaaagctGCATGCGAAGACGAGAGTCTCACAGTCCCCATTACGTTTTGCCAAAAGCTTGCTGTGTCGTGTCTGGGCCAATGAGTTCCACCGGCCGCGAGGAGAAGAGCATTCCGGTCCACTGAAGGGTCGTGAGGGGGTCAAAGGGGTCACAGTTGGGGGAACAAATTGTGGACTGGATGCTCTCTCGTGGTGTTTCTGTcgtttggtctggttgagctCCAGGCCATGTGGAGGAAAGAGctggttgaggagaagagcaGGAGCAGTTAtgacaaaacaaaagtcAGTAGTAGATGGGTCGTCATGTGAGAAGCCATTGATTCAAAACAGCAGTGTCGCTCTTTAGCAAACTTAGACTTTACATCTTTCTCGACTTTGCAAACAAACCGTCTACTCACCattctcaacttcaaccaccaTTAACCTAAACCATCACAATGTCTTCCAACAAGGTCGCAGTCCTCACCGACAAGGCTCCCAAGCCCCTTCCTGGTATCTACAgccaggccatcaaggccaaTGGCATGGTCTTCGTCTCCGGCGCTGTTCCCATGGACGCTGAGACTGGCAAGTTGATCGACGGCGATATTCAGGCTCACACCGTACGTAGTCGACGAGCCTTATCCTCTGGGTACTCTGGAATTGGATGCTAACCGTTTCGCTAGCATCAATGCATCAAGAACCTTACTGCCATCCTCGAGGCCGCTGGCTCCAGCATTGACAAGGTTGTCAAGGTCAAcgtcttcctctccagcatggacgactttgccaagatgaACGAGGTCTATACCACCTACTGGGGTGATGTCAAGCCTTGCCGAACGTGAGTCTCTTCCCACTTTCGTTATGCTGTTTTGCCCCGCGTTGTTTCTTCTGCCTCCTGCAGCGAGACTCGGACTCAGTCAGAGGCCCAGAGCTACCCCTCAACCCCACATTCTCATGGTAGAGGGGACGAGGACCGGATGTACTTGTTGAGACCGAGTGGAATTGTCATGTCAAGGGCGCGCGCTCCTGAGAGCCATGAGTAAATTGAAAGACAGCGTTTATGAATGATTGCTGACaaattttcttcttttaaACAGCTGTGTTGCCGTCAAGACTCTGCCCCTCAACACCGACGTCGAGATCGAGTGCACTGCTCTCTTGTAAGCAGAGCGTGgggaagaaaataaaaaggCAAACCTAGATAAAATGGTGTAATGTAGCATGAATGAAAGTAAATAAAAAAGAATCAATCATACCATTATGAAGTAGCTGCAAATTTTTGTCCAACATGTAATGTCACTCTCAACCAAGGTGTGATGCTGGCCCCTCCCgcttcatctccaagctGAAAATACATACCCGCAAACCCGCTTTAGCAGAGTACggccatcttcaatgtccAACGGAGGGAATAGAAAACTGGACCATATAGTTTTTGTATCTTGGCAACTTTATGGCTGCATATTGGTTTAGCCATACGTTTCCCAACCGTCCCGATCATCAGCAATCGGATCAAGTAACGTTCCAATATCACCTTCTTAGATCGTCGAACAAACTGCCAAAATCCAATAAAAGCCCGTTCTGCATCTTGGTACCAAGTTAATTTTTTGTTTTAAGCTCATGAGGGTGTCCTGTCATGCTGCCTGGGCGATACGTGGGGGTCCTTTCCCAAATCTCGGCTGCAGATGTCGCCTAGCTAGCTTCGTCATGCAAATAACACGTCTATTGAACTGAATATCGTATTGTTCTAGATTTCCGTTGACCCGTGAAGCTTGTTCTTACCAACCCCTGCACTTGATCCAGatgtcgacaatgacatCCTCTTTGCCAgtctcatcctcgtccacTACAAAGTACCAGCCAAAGTGACTGCTAGTAATGCATGCATGGTTGGGCCAAAGCCGGACCTTTTCGCCAACTTTGGGTAGCTCCTGGTCTGGCTGCACCGGCTCAGTCTTGGCACTTCCTGACCTCCACGTCAAGATACCATGTTCTTGAGAGAAACGGCCAACTATCCAGCCACGAAAATCTTCAACGTCGCAAGTTGGCAAGCCAACATCCTTTCTGCCCCAAGGGGTCATCATTGCCATGCCCTCGTAGGCCTTGCATGTTTCTCTGGCCAGTGCGATACCACCAGAGCCAATTAGAGCCTCCGGGGTCCCGTTTGCACCTCGTCCGGGGTAATTGCTGTGTACTTCTGCCAGTACCGTCAGGGCAATGTCTCCCCAAGACAATCTGGAAGCAGAAATGCTATGGGCTGCCAATTGCTGCAAATCCAGCGTAGGGTACACGCCAGCATGAATTTCAACAAGATGGCCTTTACCCCTTACAGTACCAAAGAGATCTGACAGTGCTTGGACCTCCGACTTAAGCTCGCCTGGAATAGTCTCTTGTGCTTCCTCAGAAGTGGTGACCAAGTTCTGAACCGCCAGGGACGTCGGTGAAGCTCCAGcagacaccaccaaaggAGGCAGATTCGCGACCGATTTTTCAGCTGCCCTCGACGTCAATCGATCCGCCCCTTCGAGCATGGCGCTGATTTCCGCTCGCATCATCTTGATAGCTGCCGCCCGACTGTCACCGCCATATGAATGTCCAGCATGAGAGTAGAGGCCAGAAAGCCTGATCTTGCCCTGGCTGTGTGCTTCCAGTGCTACATCTGCCAATTCTAGGAAGCGCGCACTCTGTGCCTCTACACCAGCACGTTTGCCGCCCATGTCGATTTTAATGTGTGCGTGAGGAACTACGCCGGACAAGCTCTGGAAattggagatgatgggaatTTGAGCGGGATCGTCGAGAAGTATCGAGACACTGCCTTCTCCCAAGGCTTTGGCAACCGCTGCCAAGCGCGACATGGCGTTCTGCGGAATGGGAAGACCGTATAACACCTGCGACAATCAAAGTTAGTATGGATTTGACTTGGTTTGAGTGACGATACCACTTCATACATTGACTTGTCTTCCTTGGCTTCTGTACTCCTTCAGTCTGGGCAAGAGAAACTCTGCCTCAGCCAGGGTCGAGACGATGAGATTGACAGGTCGCTTCGCATCATTTCCAACTTGGAATTCCGTCACTTCCACAGTCTACTCATGTATAAGTCAGTTGGTGAAGCTTGTGAGGCGATAGTCCTTGGGCTGGCAATCTCACCTTGTGTGTTTTCACATGAGCTCTCCAGTCCAGGCCGAGCTTATCGCAGGTCTGCAACATTCGCTCGCAGTTCCGTCTGATTGCTGCGACATTGATCACAGCAGCAGGAGTTGGCACATCACGAATTGACTTGCCAATGTACTGTGACAGCACATTCTTTGGAGAGGTGGGGTAAAGCTCAACGGATGACATTGTGAAGTTCGACTTGTCAAGCTGCAGGACGCAATTGTGTAGTCGGGAAAGTTTTGCCGCGGAAGACGGATAGTTGCCCTATCTCGATGTCCCTCCTGTTGGTTATTTCGAGAGCAAGAGTAGTTCAATTCACAATGACGAACCTGGATCTGCAAGAAAAAGCTCGGAATGAGCTTCTGTGGTCCGACTCGTTCCTGCCCCTCCAAAGGCACAGTGGCACCTGCCGTCAACGGTACAACATGGACACGCGCCTTCTGAAATTGCCCCTCTACGGGGCTCAAACTCCATCCATCTTGTGGAAACAAAAAATGGCGTACAATTGGGGGCACGAAGTTGGAGGGAAACGTGGGGGTCATGAGCATTTTAATATGAGTGATCATTCTCCCTTCGGAACAGAGATTGCCTTAGAACTGATAGCATTATTCTAGTGTGTTCGCCAGTTTCTGCTTCACCTGCTGATCAGGCTGCAGATCCAACGATACCTCATCACAGCGCCAGATAGGCACGATATGGTATGCGGTGATAGGCGCTGCTTCCATCTATCTTTCCGACGGCCAATGAGTCTACAATCAACATGCCAATATATGGAGTTGACACCGATACAAACCTGTTAGGTAACACCACTAAAACTGTAGAAATAAGTACAGCCGTGGGATAATCCGTTTACAACCGAGTACATGTATATGCTAGCATGCATAGTACACAGTTGCATATTCATTTAGTAGCCTCAGGGAGTTGAATCCCCCGATTTCCCACTATAGCCACAGCAGCGACACAGAGACGTTTCCACCCCTTCACTTTCATGCGAACACTTATATCTGCAATTCATTCAACACTATAGCTTAGCGCGGTATCTAGACTCAAAATGGCATTCCATTCCAACGCATCTTTGAGGCGATCAAAATACATATCGAAACTCGGGATGCTCCTTGTCCGTCAAGTCCATAAAATCCGTAGACGACGCAACACCAGACGCAGCCGactcagcagcagcttgctcCTTCTTGCGATTCTGTATCTTCAAATAGACACTACATCAAGAAATAATTAGCATAAAAATGAAACAAATTTGGCCCAAGTTATTCCCTGCCAGGTTCCTCATTGTGACGTACATCATTAATATTTCAACAACAATCATGAGCGCCAGACTAATGTAGAATGCTCGAAATCCAGTCGGGTATCTCGGCTTTTCGCTCGCGAGGAAGAAGTGCGGCGCGACGATCTGGCCAACACTATAAGACATGAACATCATGACCTaaaaaaggagaagagtcagaaacattgaaagctaaaaaaaaaaaaaaaggatgAGTGCCTGGGCAGCATACCCCCGTTGTAGCCTTTTTAGTAAAGCCACCAATATTGGAGGCCACAAGACTCATACACATGATGTAGGGAACGGTGTTGACATATAAAACTGAGCGGCATGTTAATAGGTTGATACAATGACAGTTTCTTCACAGGTACGTACTGAACATGGGACCTAGCGTTTTCGAAACGGGTAATTCTGCAAAAGCGCAATAGTTAGCAAACTTAGATAGTCCTGTCGATTGCATGAGCCCACCACTCACCCTCTACCAAAACGCTTCCAATGAGCACAATGATATTAGTCACAATCATCAAGGCAATTCGAATGTTGGGAATAGCCTGTGCCAGTACACCAGATACCACCACAGAGGTAAGTTGAACGGCGTCACAGGGATACGACATGATGACGGCATCCCTATCGGAATATCCAAGACCAGTAATTACGATTTTCCCAAACTACCGAATAGGTCAGAAAGAGAGAcgacaagcacttgagcttcAAACCTACAGCAGTAAGACCGCCACCAGGAATGCACTGCAGGAAACTGTTTGCACAGAGCATCCAGACCTGAGGGTCGAGAAGAGCCTCTCTAGCTTGATACGTCTTGTATCGTCGATTCTCAATACCAGTGTGGTTTTGAATGACCTACTTAAGTTGTCAGCATATGCATATTGATGAACGAAAGTGAAACTACAAACCCTGAGAACAGCAATCTCCCTTTCTCGCTCAGTCAAGAACCAAGCCGTCATAGGTGAAGTGGGCATCGCAAAGAAAATGAATACTCCCCAAGCAATCGAGATGGGACCAAATACGAGAAACACAAGCTGTTTCCACCACCTGTCAGTTAAAACCTCAACCATGCAATACCATTAAACATACCTGCCACGTCGAATATTTGCTATGTGTCCAAGCACCGCCAGAGACCGAATAAGTGATCCCATCGGCGACGAACCCTCCaataccagcaccagcccACCACGCCACAGCACGCATGGGATGCTCCTTTCTCGTCCAGTACTGTCCGACGAGAATAGTCAAAACAGGTGAGATACACGTCTCAAATGCACCAAGGAAAAATCGACACGTTGCCAGTGTGGCAAACGAGTTGGTGGCAGCTTGGCAGGTTGTTGCGACGCCCCAGAGGACAATCATGACTCCGAAATACTTGCCAATAGGCATCTTCTGCATAAGAATGGAACATGGGTACTGGGCGATCAAGTAGCCAAAGTAAAAGATTGCGCTGGCCCACGAATACTCTTGCCCGGTGAGGTGCTGAATTACATTCGTGTCAATATCTTCTTCGCGATTGAGAAATGCAGGAAAACTCACATCTCCTTCCATGATACCAAAAATAGAAGCCTGTCCAAGAGCTACTTTATCCATAAAGGACAAAAGATATGTAATGGTCATCTGTACGAGTTAGTTCCGCACCTATCACCAGGCTCAAGCACTTACCATCGGCAGCAATATCAGATCCAATTTCCATCGAACAATATTAGCTTCCTTGGCGGAGTACTCAAACACTCCTCCCGTCTGAGCAATAAAAGCACCCGCATCATCTTGGTCCTTCCCAATAGTACCGACCACCTTCTCCAGcccttcatcctcaacatggTGAGACGTTTctttggtggccatggtgagaTAGTGAATCAGCTATTCAAAGCAGACACAATTGACATGATCTACATTACTTTCACATTGTGAAAATCTCATTCCGACCTCGCGGCTTTATACTACTTTATCCACTCTATCATCGACTAATGTTTGTAAGTCGTTTGCTGTTCCCCGCAATCGGCAAACGTGGGGATTTAGTGGCGCATTCAGTCCCCGGATGAAGTCGGCAACAAATCCTAATCAGGAAGTATTAGCGGCCACGGCCTGTCTTTGGTTGTGCAACTTCGATTTCGTTCGCGGGGAAGATGGTTACGGGTCCAAGTATGTCGCTAATTGATCTTATTGTGGAAGGATCGTCGGTTCTTTATGGGGAAAGTTGTAAGTTACCCAAGTTGCCTGACTGGCCACTCCGCAAAGTTGTCTGTTATCACATCAAGCTATCTATGGGTCTATGGGGTCTTCCAGCAGGCGCATTATTGCAAATAGTTCCCATCGCTAAGTATTCCTTACACAGTAAATGCAAATTATGAGAGTGACCCTGGAAGAAAGTATTAAACCAAGTTGTGATCTTTTCACACAGTCCTGTAATCCCAACCTTCAAGAACATCCAAAGACAAGACCAAATCATACGTCTTTGCACTGGATTCAACATGGCAATCACTCGAGAAGCCCCATCCATCTACCAACATGTCGTCGCCAGAGGGCCACCATATGAGCGCGGAGTtgcccatggccaacaagccGCAACCAAAGTGCGAGCCAACGTTGAGTACTACAAAACTCCCGGCAAACTAGCAAGCCTGTAAGCAAAACCTTCATACCAGAAATGCCAAGGTCAACTACTAACTTTTATATCAGTGAAACCATGCAAAGAATCATCAAAAACATCTACATCCCAAACATAAAAGCTCACTACCCATCTGGCTTAGAAGAAATGCAAGGCATCGCAGACGGAGCAGGAGTATCTCTCGAAGACATTGTCCTCCTCAACGCACGATATGATCTCGCTCGTCTCAACGAGCCGGATGAAACTGACCAGCCTGTAACCAACGGCACGAATGGTCACCATCAAGATGACTACGCCAACGAGTGCACCAGCGCCTTCTTCCTAGAGCAAGCCACCAAGTCAGGGGATGTGTACAATCTCCAAAACTGGGACATGTCAGCCCGTCTCTGGAGGGACGACTGCATCATCTACCTTGAGATTCACCCTGATCCAAGTGAAGCAAAGCCCTCACTCTTCCTAGTTACCGAAGCCGGGCAACTGGGACGCTCAGGCATGAATTCTCTAGGTGTAGGCGTCACGGCAAACTCCCTCATGTCCACAGAGGACTATACCCCCAGGGTTGGTGACACTTCCAAGCCTGTATTGCCCATCTCTCTTCTGAGACGAATGGTCTTGGAAGCAGCTCACTTCGCAGAAGTGTGTACAACTATCTACAACTTCCCCCGACATGTTtccaacaacctcaccatTGCTACAAGCGAAggatttggtgtttgcttcGAAATAACTCCCTCCAGGGAATATAAGGTGTACAGCAACATAGATGACCAATATTTAATCCACTCTAACCACTTCACCGACACGGCTTTCCTGGCCCGTTCGGATGTCAGCGATCGCTATCCCGGGGGAAGCAGCTGGTTCAGACGACAGAGACTGGAGCAAGGCATTCGGCCTTATAGGCATGGACTCATAACTCCTGAACTTCTGAGGAGGTGCTTGTCGGACCATCTCGGCTTCCCTGAGGCGCTGTGCTGCCATCCTGATCCTTCGCCAGACACCATCATCGGTGGCTTGCCGGGGTACCCTTTCCGCAGCGCCTCTGCTACAGTTGCGTCTGTCATGTACAATCTCTCGCAGCGCAAAATTACAGTTTGCAAGGGGCCTCCATGTAAGGGTGTCTTCCAGACATTCGCACTTGAGGGACCGCAGTCCCTGGCTGGTCTCGGGCCAGGAGGCAAAATATTAACAGACAAGCAGAGACCCGAGACGCCATGAGCAATTATGAAAGCCGAATAGGAAATTTTAGAAGCAGCATGAGTTCCCATTATAATAGAACATTAGATTTTTGTACAAGTTTGCCAAGTTCCGTCAGCTTCACCCTGTGACCTGTAGTTTCCTGTTGTGTCATGATGCGCTCCAGTAGCTCCGTGCTTCTTTCTACGTGAGCTCCCCAGGGATTCAATTCTTTCATGTATTGGAGTATCCAATCCTGATACACGCCATCAGTAGCTTCTATTCCAGCGACAAATATGGGAAGCGGCCAAATAGTAGATCTGGGAGAGCGGAGAAATTTCGTGCTGCGAAGCAGACGTGCGATGCGTACAATATCTGATACTGCagcttggcattgtgagTTCACCCGCGTGTCGAGATCCACAGTTCGCTTGAACATAATGTAAGTGCAAGAGCGTAAAGCATCAACAGTGAGCTTGTGAAAAGTAGCGCTGTCAATAGCACCATTTTTGAGGCAGCTGCTCTGCGACGATGGAAAAGCCAGCTCGCATTCCTATGTCCTGTTAGCCAGAACATCACGTCATGTCTCATAAACAACTCCTTGCAAACATCACCAGAGAAGGGACACCTACTGCTTGAAGCCTGCGCAAATCGGCCTCGAGCGCTTCTACCTTTGCCTGGCGAAGCTCCCGAACCATCTCGTCCCCGGCTTCATATTGCTCCCTGAATCTTTTGTCCCAGACCTCGAAACTTCGGCACTTTGCTAAGTAAAACATCAATTCGTCAAACTTGGCGCGGCATCGGTCTTTTCGCAAGTCCtcttcattctcttcttgTGGTAGTCCGTTTCCAAAACATTCGCTGAGAATTGAATTTTGCGTCCGACGTCGACGAAGAAGCGGCAGTGCCTTCAGTTCCATGAGAATAGTCATGAAATCTTTCTCTGCGCCAACATCCACAAGCGCCTCCCCTCCCAAGAAGTAGAATCTCAACTCCAAGAAAGCTAGCCAAATGAAAATGCGGCATTCGACAGGTCCCGCAGTAGTGCCCTCTGCCCACATCCGGGTGAATATTTGCTTGGCATCTCGCAATCTGTCGATGAATGAATCAAAATCACCAGTCATGAGATCATGTTGACATAGAAAGAATGTGCTGGACGCATATAATGACAATAGATCCGACCTACTCGTACCGTGCCACAAGGACTGACTGGGTACGGCATTTCCGGACAAATCTTGTGACAAAATACGAATAGCTGCTGATGCCGTTCCATAATGCTCTGCTCTCGGTCCATCAGGGCCAGCGTTCAAATGAGCCAAGTAAGCATACGCCCAGCCGAGGATAGCGTGGCAAAGAGGCGAATTCGGGACTGCCTGGGCAGAATTGATCAAGTAATGGAAACACGTCCAAATCGATTTCTTAGTAGATAACCATTCAGGGACGCGGAACATGGTATTGTTGCCTATTCTGTCCGTTTGGGAAGCCGCGGCTATAGTTAGTCCTGGATTTGCTTGTCGATGCAACGAGTCTGCGGGTAGTCCTGGCATTGCGAGATCGCTGTCCTCGTTTTCCTGCGGATCTTCCTGGGCGCTCTGGGTTTCATGACTTCGTTGCGTCGTCcaatcaatattgaaaaAGGAGTCTGCActgctggtctggttgaagTCCATAGGTGCAATCTCGGTGGCAAGGTcggagaagatgaagtccAGCAAATTAAACGACAAGTCCGTCCCAGAGGTATCATGATGTAAACCTCCCCTCGTTTCATCAGCGGTTAAGTTTCCGGGATTGTGCCCCGATGCCGTCAAACCACCATGTTCCACGTCAGTCGTGGCTACTTCTCGTACCGACGAGATTTGTGCCGGGCTGTTGGAGTTCCCAGCTGGCGAAGAGGCACCTCGGCTGTCTCTTTTGCTCGTCCACGACTTGAAATTCTGGTCCAAAGGAGAGTCGCATGAAAGGCCAAGTCGACGGCAAGGGTCACAAGGCGTCGTTCGGGACGTACATTTCACCTTGCGGCGACGGCATGTTAAACACCCAGTCACTGATCGAGTGGAACGTTGCCGCCTAGTGTTTGATGCTGGTATTGTGGTTTTTGGCATCTGTGCAGAGACTCAGCCGACATTTTCGGCGTCACTACATTGGCCTGTCTGTAGCTGCAGTTCAAAAGGATCAGTTGTGAAGCAAGTCGCTGGTGGAGGCACGGGGTTGACAAGTCTAGTCTGGTCAGTTTAGTGGTCCCGAGTTCGGAGGC
This window contains:
- a CDS encoding MFS transporter (similar to Neosartorya fischeri NRRL 181 XP_001265646.1), whose product is MAAPSKDVEAVGKDVHEHEECPKDNLYNDSTAVVDHAAERSLCFKFDIRILPVLAVMYLFNALDKGNLSNAQTNGLSKNLHFKDGQYNLVVSIFFVPFVIFAPPFAMLGKKYGPARALPVMMFTFGSMTLFTAACQNFSGIFAVRWFLGMAEAAFFPMVIYYLTTFYRRGELARRLAVFYAASNIANAFSGLLAFGVFHIKSSMYAWRYLFLIEGSVTVLFAIFAYWYLPRSAAEAKFLNEDEKSLAFHRIQVDSSSVVSEKFSFKEALQIFKYPSSYAFLAIEVCLGVPLQSVALFLPQIIQRLGYSTVKTNLYTVAPNVTGAAMLIVLAFASDFTRIRFPFIMLGYAFTFTGFIIYAAISDVHAQIQVAYFATFMMCWGTSAPSVLLSTWYNNNIAHEGRRVTLTSVGVPLANVMGLVASNIFQEHDAPKYLPALITAACFGATGALITGLLGLYMIFDNKRRDRKAGVKVKARDVPTLKLRDGPNSPEFRWYL
- a CDS encoding endoribonuclease L-PSP (similar to Metarhizium robertsii ARSEF 23 XP_007818517.2); translated protein: MSSNKVAVLTDKAPKPLPGIYSQAIKANGMVFVSGAVPMDAETGKLIDGDIQAHTHQCIKNLTAILEAAGSSIDKVVKVNVFLSSMDDFAKMNEVYTTYWGDVKPCRTCVAVKTLPLNTDVEIECTALL
- a CDS encoding alanine racemase domain-containing protein (similar to Metarhizium robertsii ARSEF 23 XP_007818516.1); the protein is MSSVELYPTSPKNVLSQYIGKSIRDVPTPAAVINVAAIRRNCERMLQTCDKLGLDWRAHVKTHKTVEVTEFQVGNDAKRPVNLIVSTLAEAEFLLPRLKEYRSQGRQVNVLYGLPIPQNAMSRLAAVAKALGEGSVSILLDDPAQIPIISNFQSLSGVVPHAHIKIDMGGKRAGVEAQSARFLELADVALEAHSQGKIRLSGLYSHAGHSYGGDSRAAAIKMMRAEISAMLEGADRLTSRAAEKSVANLPPLVVSAGASPTSLAVQNLVTTSEEAQETIPGELKSEVQALSDLFGTVRGKGHLVEIHAGVYPTLDLQQLAAHSISASRLSWGDIALTVLAEVHSNYPGRGANGTPEALIGSGGIALARETCKAYEGMAMMTPWGRKDVGLPTCDVEDFRGWIVGRFSQEHGILTWRSGSAKTEPVQPDQELPKVGEKVRLWPNHACITSSHFGWYFVVDEDETGKEDVIVDIWIKCRGW
- a CDS encoding pantothenate transporter (similar to Aspergillus flavus NRRL3357 XP_002373851.1); amino-acid sequence: MATKETSHHVEDEGLEKVVGTIGKDQDDAGAFIAQTGGVFEYSAKEANIVRWKLDLILLPMMTITYLLSFMDKVALGQASIFGIMEGDVSFPAFLNREEDIDTNVIQHLTGQEYSWASAIFYFGYLIAQYPCSILMQKMPIGKYFGVMIVLWGVATTCQAATNSFATLATCRFFLGAFETCISPVLTILVGQYWTRKEHPMRAVAWWAGAGIGGFVADGITYSVSGGAWTHSKYSTWQLVFLVFGPISIAWGVFIFFAMPTSPMTAWFLTEREREIAVLRVIQNHTGIENRRYKTYQAREALLDPQVWMLCANSFLQCIPGGGLTAFGKIVITGLGYSDRDAVIMSYPCDAVQLTSVVVSGVLAQAIPNIRIALMIVTNIIVLIGSVLVEELPVSKTLGPMFILYVNTVPYIMCMSLVASNIGGFTKKATTGVMMFMSYSVGQIVAPHFFLASEKPRYPTGFRAFYISLALMIVVEILMIVYLKIQNRKKEQAAAESAASGVASSTDFMDLTDKEHPEFRYVF
- a CDS encoding peptidase C45 acyl-coenzyme A:6-aminopenicillanic acid acyl-transferase (similar to Cordyceps militaris CM01 XP_006670149.1) codes for the protein MAITREAPSIYQHVVARGPPYERGVAHGQQAATKVRANVEYYKTPGKLASLETMQRIIKNIYIPNIKAHYPSGLEEMQGIADGAGVSLEDIVLLNARYDLARLNEPDETDQPVTNGTNGHHQDDYANECTSAFFLEQATKSGDVYNLQNWDMSARLWRDDCIIYLEIHPDPSEAKPSLFLVTEAGQLGRSGMNSLGVGVTANSLMSTEDYTPRVGDTSKPVLPISLLRRMVLEAAHFAEVCTTIYNFPRHVSNNLTIATSEGFGVCFEITPSREYKVYSNIDDQYLIHSNHFTDTAFLARSDVSDRYPGGSSWFRRQRLEQGIRPYRHGLITPELLRRCLSDHLGFPEALCCHPDPSPDTIIGGLPGYPFRSASATVASVMYNLSQRKITVCKGPPCKGVFQTFALEGPQSLAGLGPGGKILTDKQRPETP
- a CDS encoding fungal transcriptional regulatory protein (similar to Cordyceps militaris CM01 XP_006670150.1), with amino-acid sequence MPKTTIPASNTRRQRSTRSVTGCLTCRRRKVKCTSRTTPCDPCRRLGLSCDSPLDQNFKSWTSKRDSRGASSPAGNSNSPAQISSVREVATTDVEHGGLTASGHNPGNLTADETRGGLHHDTSGTDLSFNLLDFIFSDLATEIAPMDFNQTSSADSFFNIDWTTQRSHETQSAQEDPQENEDSDLAMPGLPADSLHRQANPGLTIAAASQTDRIGNNTMFRVPEWLSTKKSIWTCFHYLINSAQAVPNSPLCHAILGWAYAYLAHLNAGPDGPRAEHYGTASAAIRILSQDLSGNAVPSQSLWHGTSRSDLLSLYASSTFFLCQHDLMTGDFDSFIDRLRDAKQIFTRMWAEGTTAGPVECRIFIWLAFLELRFYFLGGEALVDVGAEKDFMTILMELKALPLLRRRRTQNSILSECFGNGLPQEENEEDLRKDRCRAKFDELMFYLAKCRSFEVWDKRFREQYEAGDEMVRELRQAKVEALEADLRRLQAECELAFPSSQSSCLKNGAIDSATFHKLTVDALRSCTYIMFKRTVDLDTRVNSQCQAAVSDIVRIARLLRSTKFLRSPRSTIWPLPIFVAGIEATDGVYQDWILQYMKELNPWGAHVERSTELLERIMTQQETTGHRVKLTELGKLVQKSNVLL